In Bacteroidota bacterium, the sequence CTCTCTACGCAGGTTGTTCAGAGGTCAACGTACTATTTATGAGTTCTGATAAAGGGGCAACCTGGCAAACAGTCGGAATTCCGGAATTCAATGGTGCAGTTGAGGATGTTACGGGAAATGATGATTCCTTATTTATTGCTGTAACCTATTCTGGCGTTATAGCTAAGTACGGAAAATCCTACGGGAAATTAATTAGTTCAGATATCATGAATTCCGACATTCGAAGTGTTCACTATCATAACGGGCATCTTTGGCTTGGTTCTTGGGGAGCAGGAATCTTTAGGAACATCGATTCATCCGAAATCACATATAATCTTCCGGCAAATGATTTGTTAAAAATCCCTGGATCCACTTTTCTTAAACAAAATTATCCAAATCCATTCAATCCATCGACAATCATTTCGTTTTCAATACCGAGAAAAACATTTGTATCATTAAGGCTATATGATATTATAGGAAGAAAAGTAGAAACACTTGTTTTCCAGGAAATGCCTGCTGGAGACCATTCATTGCAATGGAATGGGGAAAAATTGCCAAGTGGTGTTTACTTCTATCGATTGGAAACTGATTCCTTTACTGAAACAAAGAAACTCTTGTTGTTAAAATGAAGATGCGGCCTAACCAGCCGCTCAAGTGGCGCTTTACGCCATGGTGCCTCTGGCACTGACTGACGGAACCAGCAGTCGGCGAATGCGCCGCGCGAAAGACAAAAGGAACTGAAATGATCAACCGTCACGTCCGCGCAACAATCTACATAGAACTGGCTGCACGTTGGCGCAAGTTAGCCGCGGTGCGTTACGCGGCAGAACGCATACAAAGGGAGATACTTATGAGACTATGCCGTCTATTACTGCTCGGAAACGTGATAATCTCACATGGAATATCGCAACCAATAATTCCTATCGCAAATGGAGATACGTGGTATTATAAACATACCCTTTCTGATTACTCTTATCCCAATGATACCACGGTTAATGAAAATCTAAAATATGTAGCAACGTCAGACACAATGATCAATAGTAACTTATACCACAACATGGTTATTACCAACCTTGGCAATAATTCTATAATAGGGTATGACTATTGGCATTCGGATACTCTTCAGTTTTATTTTCTTGGATTAGGTACGACAAGCTTCTGGCGACCTTTTGGGTATGACAATCGAGTAAGCAGTGATACGGTTTGGGGAGGCATTACGATTGGTACCGGAGCTGGAGATGGAGGTTATATTAAATTGATCACTGTTGATCTATTCGGTGTAAATACAGCAGCTCAGGAAATGTTTTCACACACTCGAATGACTCAGAATGAATGGGATGCTCTATATATAACCACTCAAGGATTTGGGCCTACTATGATGAAGCACTTTTATTTCTCCGATGCATCGAATTATGCTAAAATAGACGCATATGAAATCACGGGAGCGATATTACGTGGCGTTCAGTATGGTAATGTGACATCAGTTCGCAAGGGCATAATGGAAATAAGTCAATATTATCTATCTCAAAATTATCCCAATCCATTCAATCCTTCAACACAAATAACATTTTCTGTGCCAATAACTTGTTACGTCTCTTTAAAAATATTTGATTTATTGGGACAATATGTTGCTACTGTTACCGAAGGAGAGTATTCACCTGGCGTTTATTCTGTTTACTGGAATGGTTCGAATCATGCTAGCGGAGTCTATTTTTACCGATTACAGTCAAACACTTATTCAGAAACAAAGAAGTTCCTGTTGCAAAAATAATCTGCCGCCTAGCCAGTCGCTCAAGCTGACGGAACCAGCCGTTGGCGAATGTGCTGCGCAACGGCTATAATAAACTGAAATGAACAACCGTTACGTCCGCGCAACATGCTACACGGAACTGACTGCACATTGCCGCAGCATAGCTCCGGTCCGTTGAACGCGCAAAATATATTATCTTCTTTATTGGAGGTCTATGAGAAAGGTCGTGTTCGCTATCAATATCACCGCCGACGGTTACTGCAGTCACACGGACGGGATTGTCGACAAGGAGCTGCACAAGTAC encodes:
- a CDS encoding T9SS type A sorting domain-containing protein, with the protein product MINRHVRATIYIELAARWRKLAAVRYAAERIQREILMRLCRLLLLGNVIISHGISQPIIPIANGDTWYYKHTLSDYSYPNDTTVNENLKYVATSDTMINSNLYHNMVITNLGNNSIIGYDYWHSDTLQFYFLGLGTTSFWRPFGYDNRVSSDTVWGGITIGTGAGDGGYIKLITVDLFGVNTAAQEMFSHTRMTQNEWDALYITTQGFGPTMMKHFYFSDASNYAKIDAYEITGAILRGVQYGNVTSVRKGIMEISQYYLSQNYPNPFNPSTQITFSVPITCYVSLKIFDLLGQYVATVTEGEYSPGVYSVYWNGSNHASGVYFYRLQSNTYSETKKFLLQK